A window of Diospyros lotus cultivar Yz01 chromosome 14, ASM1463336v1, whole genome shotgun sequence contains these coding sequences:
- the LOC127790818 gene encoding probable aquaporin SIP2-1 → MAIGGGVRLLSLDFASSFMWVWSGVLIKMAAYSLVAGLGPHEEFKREIVKCAVSILNLFFFSYLGKLTDGASCNPLTLLPTAISGDFPQFLFNFGARIPAQVIGSIIGVRLILETFPGIGHLYRLNVDIHQGALTEGLIAFAIVIVSLGLTRNMPGSFYRKTWISSVSKLALQVLGSDLTGGCANPATAIGWAYARGDHLTKAHILVYWLAPVVTTVLAGWTFKLVFRPRQGEKPNMKNEKSD, encoded by the exons ATGGCCATTGGTGGCGGAGTGCGGCTTCTATCGCTCGACTTCGCCTCGTCCTTCATGTGGGTATGGTCGGGCGTGCTCATCAAGATGGCCGCCTACAGCTTGGTTGCAGGGTTAGGGCCACACGAAGAATTCAAACGCGAGATCGTTAAATGCGCCGTCTCAATCCtcaacctcttcttcttctcgtatTTGGGCAAGCTCACCGATGGTGCGTCCTGCAATCCCCTCACCCTCTTGCCGACCGCCATTTCTGGGGATTTCCCCCAATTCCTCTTCAATTTTGGTGCCAGAATTCCTGCCCAG GTTATTGGATCTATCATAGGCGTTAGGCTCATTCTTGAGACTTTTCCAGGAATAGGACACTTGTACCGTCTCAATGTTGATATCCATCAAGGAGCGCTAACAGAAGGGCTTATTGCATTTGCTATTGTGATTGTCTCACTTGGTCTAACCAGAAACATGCCCGGAAGCTTTTATAGGAAAACCTGGATCTCCAGTGTCTCCAAGCTTGCTCTTCAAGTGCTGGGTTCTGATCTAACTGGTGGATGCGCAAACCCGGCCACT GCAATCGGGTGGGCTTATGCTCGCGGGGATCATCTGACAAAGGCGCATATACTTGTCTACTGGCTTGCTCCAGTAGTGACAACTGTATTGGCAGGATGGACGTTTAAGTTGGTGTTCAGGCCCCGGCAAGGGGAGAAGCCAAACATGAAGAATGAGAAATCGGATTGA